TATACTAGGGGGCCGAAAGAGCCCCGTTTCGACAGACGGCGACGGCGTCTTCGACGATCTCTCCGGGCGGGGAGGGGGGAAGGGGGGGAGGGCATGTCCAGGCCCCAGAGGATCGAATACCCCGGCGCGCTCTATCACGTGACAAGCCGCGGCAACGAAAAGGGAGCCATCTTCTGGGAGGACAGGGACAGGCGCAAATTCCTGTCGCTGATCGACGCCGCGCATCAGCGCTATGAGATCCTGCTCCACGCCTATCTCCTCATGCCGAATCATTACCACCTGCTGATCGAAACCCCCCGGGGGAACCTCGCCAGGGTGATGCACGATCTGAACGGAGTCTACACGGGGTACGTGAACGCCGTCCGGAAGAGGACCGGCCACCTGTTCCAGGGGCGCTACAAGGCGATTGTGGTGGAGAAGGACCGGTACCTCCTCGAACTGTCGCGGTATATACACCTCAACCCCGTGCGCGCGGGGTTGGTGAAACTGCCCGGACAGTACGCGTGGAGCGGGGTGCACTACCTCCTGGGCGCCGCCGACGCCCCCGCATGGTTCGACGCGGATTTCACGCTGCGTATGTTCGCCGAATCCCGGCGCGATGCGAGGGCCGCGTATCGCGAATTCCTGCGCCAGGGCCTGGAGAAGAAGAGCCCGCTTGAAGACGTCTACGCGCAGTGCATGCTCGGTTCGACGTCGTTCATCGCCGCGGTCAAAAGCGCATGGATGCAGGATGACCGCATCGGCCGGGACGTGGTGCGCGCGAAATCCCTCTCCAGGAAGGCGACCCTCGACTCGATCAGGGATCTTGTGGCCGGGGAGGCGGGGCCGAATGAACAGCCGTTTCCCCGCCCCGGGACGCGGAAGGACCATCTCGGCGTGAAACTCTTTATCTACTTGGCCCGAAGATACACGGACAAGACCCTGCGGGATATTGCGGACTATTTGGGCTGGATGAACGCAAACGCGGTCTCCCAGGCGCATTTCACGTTCAAGCGGCGGCTCGAGCGGGACAAAACGATCCAGGCGACTGTCGCCCGGCTCGAGCAGGCGCTGCGCTAGACTAATAAATAAGGACCTGACCCCACGATGATGAGCGGACGCTGCGCTAGACTAATAAATAAGGACCTGACCCCACGGTGAGGAGGATTGCGCGGGCGTCGATGCTGCTGGCGGCGGCGAGCGCGGGGTGCCACGTCCTCGGGCTGGTCAAGGAGATGCTGATCGCCGGGCAGTTCGGCATCAGCCGGGCGATGGACGCGTTCTACGCCGCCCTCGCGGTCCCGCACGCGCTCAACAATATCCTCCTGTCGGCGTTCGGCGCCGTCTTCATCCCCGCCTACGTGCGCCACGCCCTCCTCGGCAACGAGGCCGCCGACCGCGTCGCCGCCGCGGCGCTGCGCCGCCTCGGGCTCATCCTCGCCCTGGCGGCGGCCGCCCTCTTCGCCGGGGCCCCGCTCGTCATCGGGCTCGGATTCCGGGGCCTGCCGCCCGACGGGGCGGGGGAGGCGGTCCGGATCCTCAAGGTCGTCGCCTTCACGATGGTGCTGAGCGGGGCGGCGGGGGCCTTGTCGGGCGTGCTCAACGCGCGCGCGCACTTCTTCTGGCCCGCGGTCTCGCCGGTCCTCGTCACCCTCGTCAGCATCGTCTTCATCGTGCTGGGCGCCCAACGGATGGGGGTGATGGCGCTCGCCTGGGGCCTGGGCGCGGGACTCCTCGCCCAGTGCCTCGTCCTCGCCGCCGCCGCCCGCCGCGAGGGGTTTCGTCCCGCGTTCCTCGACGCCCGGGGAGAACCGGCGGTGCGGGAGATGACCGCCGGGGCGCTCCTGCTCATCGTCGGCATCGTCGCGGCGCAGGGGAACGTCCTCGTGGACAGCGTGATGGCGTCGTACCTCGCCCCCGGCAGTCTCGCCGCGCTCTCCTACGCGGCGAAGCTCGTGATGGTCCCCCTCGTCGTCTTCACCGGATCCCTCGCCACCGCGGCGTTCCCCCACTTCTCGAAGCAGGCCGCCGGGGGGAGGATCGCGGAGCTGAAGGAGGCGCTCGCGGCGAGCATCCGGATGGCGGGCTTCGTCTTCCTCCCGCTGACGGTCGCGCTCGTTATCCTGGCGCGGCCGCTGATCGCGCTCCTCTTCCAGCGCGGGGCGTTCGACCGCGAGGCGGCGGAACTGACCTCGGCCATCCTGGCCTGCTATGCGCCCCAGATGTTCTTCTGCACGGTCAGCATCCTCCTCGTGCGCGTCCACCTCGCGCTCGACGAGAGGGCCGTGATGGTGAAGGTCGCATTCGCGGGGGTGGGGATGAACGTCGCCTTCAACCTCCTCTTCATCCGGTTGATCGACCCGCCGGCGGCCGGTCTGGCCCTCTCGACCTCGCTCGTCCAGTGCATCGCGTCGTGGCTCTTCTACCTGCCGCTGGCCCGCCGCATCGGCGCCTTGCACGCGCAGGACCTTCTCCCGGCGCTGCTCCGCACCGCCTGCGCCTCCGCCGCGATGGCCGCGGCGATCCTGGCGGCGTCGGCCGCGGCCGGGGCGCGCGGGGCGGGGCCCGTCGCGTGCCTGGCTGTTTCCGCCGCCGCGGGGGCGGTCGTGTTTCCCGCGGCGGCGCGGCTGCTCGGGTCCACCGAGCTCGACGGCCTGGCGCGCCTCGCGCGGGACGCATGCCGGCTTCGGCGGCCGGGGGGGAGCCGGTGAGCGGCCCCCCCCGCGTCTGCATGGTCGTGTGCAACTTCAGCCCGGCCGTGGGGGGGACCGAGAGGCAGGCGGAGGCGCTCGCGCGGGGGCTCCTGGCGGAGGGCGGCGAAACGTTCGTGCTGACGCAGCGCGCCGCCGGGCTGCCGCGCGAGGAGATCAGCGGCGGGCTGCGCGTGCTCAGGAGACTGGGCGGCCCCGAACGGCGCGGCATCGAGGGGATCGGCTACCTGCTGGGGGCGGCGCGCCTCCTCCTGCGCGAACGCCGCCGCTACGACCTGATCCACTGCCACGGGATCTACCTGCACACCGTCGCGGCGGTGCTCGTCGCCCGGGCCGCCGGGAAGCGGGTCGTCGTGAAGGCCGCCTGCGGGGGCGCGTACGGCGATCTCGCGGCGATGCGGCGGCACAAGGGCGGCCGGGCGCTCATCGCGATCTGCCGCGCCGCGGACCGTTTCGTCGCCGTCAGCTCCGAGATCGCCGACGAGCTCCGCGCCGCGGGCGTCCCCGCGCGGCGGATCGTTGCGATGCCGCCCCTCCTGGACACGGAGCGGTTCAGGCCGGCCGAAACCGCGGAGAAGGCGGCGCTGCGGGGCGCGCTCGGCCTGCCGGCCTCGGGGCTGCTCGTCTCGTCTGTCGGCCGCCTCGCGCCGCAGAAGGGGCTCGGCACGCTCCTCGACGCGTGGGGGCGTCTCGTGGACCGGCCGCGCGCCACCCTCCTGCTCGTCGGCGACGGCCCCGCGCGCGGCGAACTGGAACGGCGCGCGCGCGGAGACGATACGGCGGGGCGGGTGCGCTTCCTCGGGGAACGCCGCGACGTCGCCGACATCCTGCGCGCCTCGGACGCCTTCGCATTCCATTCGCTTTCGGAGGGGATGCCGAACGCCCTCGTCGAGGCGATGGCCTGCGGCCTCCCGTGCGTCTCGTCGGCGACCGGGGGGGCGCGCGACCTCGTCCGCCACGGCCTGAACGGGCTGCTGGTCGAACCGTCAGACGCGGCGGCGCTCGCCGGGGCGCTCGAGACGATCCTCCTCGACGCGGGGCTGCGCCTCCGGCTCGGGGAGGCGGCGCGGGCCGCGGCCGCGGCCCGCTGCGCCGCGCGGCTCGTCACGGGCCGTTACCGCGCCCTGTACCGGGAACTCCGCGCCCCGGCGGTGTAATTGTCGGCCCGGATATGCTATAAGGTGCCCATGCGTTACGCGATATTCGGCGACGTCCACGGCAACCGCGAAGCGCTCGAGGCGGTGCTGCTCGACATGGAGCAGGCCCGCGTCGACCGGCGGCTCTGCCTCGGCGACATCGTCGGGTACGGCGCCGACCCGGTCGACTGCCTGCGCCGGATACGGGACCTCAAGATAGAAACGGTGCAGGGGAACCACGACTCCGCGGCGGTCGGCGAGACCCCGCTGGACTATTTCAACCCGTTCGCGAAACGGGCGATCGAATGGACGGCCGGGCGGATCGGGAAGGAGGACGCGGCCTGGCTGAAGGGCCTCCCGCTCGTGCGCGACTGCGGCGGCTTCACCCTCGTCCACTCCTCGCTCGCCCGCCCGCGGGAGTGGGGGTACATCCTCGACTACGAGGCGGCGCAGCGTTGCTTCCGCCTCCTCTCGTCGCGCGCCTGTTTCATCGGCCACTCGCACGTGCCGCTCGTCTTCAGGGACCACGACGACGCGGTCACCGTACGCCGCGCGGCCACGGTGGCGATCGAGCAGGCGGCGCGGTACATCGTCAACGTCGGCAGCGTGGGGCAGCCGCGCGACGGCGATCCGCGGGCGGCCTACGGGATCTACGACGAGGGGGGCGGCACGCTGGAGCTGCGGCGCGTCGAATACGATATCCCCGCCGCGCAGCGCAAGATCGTCGAGGCGGGGCTCCCGGAGTTTCTGGCGGTGCGGCTGGAGGCGGGGCGCTGAGATGTCACGACCGTACGCGATCGCGGCGTTTCTCTGGGCGGCGCTGATGCTCGTGGCCGCGGTCTCGCAGACGCAGCCCGCCGCGGCGACGCTCTTCCCCCAGGAGGACAAGCTCCTCCACTTCATCGAGTACGCGGTGTTCGCCCTCCTCCTGTACCGGGTCTTCAGCCACTCCTCCGACACGCGGATTATCGGGAGGGCGGCGCTCTACACCGCCTGCATCGCGATCGGCTACGGGATCGCGCTCGAGGCGCTCCAGTCCACGCTGCCGTACCGGGAGTGCACCGTCTACGACTTCCTGGCGAACTGCGCCGGCGTGGCGTTCACGCTGGGGCTCTGCTGGAGGCCGGGGCCGCCGGCGGCCTGATCGGCCGGTTTCCCGCCGCGGAGGGAGCGGATGGACACGGCGCGGGCGAAACGGGAGATCGAACGCCTCCGGCGCGCGATCGAGCGCCACAACTGGCGCTACTACGTCCTCGACGACCCCGAGATCTCCGACGCGCGGTACGACGCGCTGCTGCGGGAGCTCGCCGCCCTCGAGGAGCGGTTCCCCGCCCTCCGCAGCCCCGATTCGCCCACCCAGCGCGTGGGCGCCGCCCCGCGCGCGGAGTTCACCCCGGTCAGGCACGGCATCCCGATGCTCAGCCTCGGCAACGCGACGAGCGCCGACGAGGCGCGCGAATTCGACCGTCGGATCAGGCGGATCCTCTCCCTGCCGGGCGACGCGGCGATCACCTACGTCGCCGAACCCAAGTTCGACGGGGTGAGCGTCGAGCTCGTCTACGAGGAGGGCACGTTCGTCTCAGGCTCGACGCGCGGCGACGGCGTCACGGGCGAGGACGTGACCGCGAACCTCAAGACCGTTTCCAGCGTGCCGCTGAGGCTCAGGGGGGAGGAAAGGGCGATCCCCGCGCGTCTCGAGGTGCGGGGCGAGGTCTACATCGACATCGAGGATTTCGAGCGCCTCAACCGGGATCGAGAGGGGCGGGGAGAGCCGCTCTTCGCGAACCCGCGGAACGCCGCGGCCGGTTCGCTCCGGCAGCTCGACCCGTCGGTCACGGCCGGGCGGCCGCTGAAGATCTTTCTCTACGCCCCCGGGCAGGTGGAGGGTGACCGGTTCGAAAGCCAGTGGGGGTTCCTCCGCGCCCTCCCGGAGTGGGGGCTGAGGGTCGAGCGCCATATCCGGCGCTGCGCGGGGATCGACGAGGCGATCGAGTTCCACCGCCGGATGGAGGAGGAGCGGAGCGCCCTCCCGTACGAGATCGACGGGGTGGTCATCAAGGTCGACGACTACGCCCTCCAGCGGCGCCTGGGGGAGGTGAGCCGGAGCCCGCGCTGGGCGATCGCGTACAAGTTCCCCCCGCGGCAGGAGACCACGCGGGTCGTCGACATCGTCGCGCAGGTCGGCAGGACCGGGGCGCTCACGCCGGTGGCGTTGATGGAGCCGGTGCGGGTCGGGGGGGTGGAGGTGCGCCGCGCGACGCTCCACAACCAGGACGAGGTGGAGCGCAAGGACGTCAGGGTCGGGGACACGGTCGTCGTGCAGCGCGCGGGCGACGTCATCCCGGAGATCGTGAAGGTCGTCGAGAGCGCCCGCCCCCCGGGGACGAAGCCGTACCGGCTCCCCGCGCGCTGCCCGGTGTGCGGGGCGGTGGTGGAGCGGATCGAGGGGGAGGCGGCGGCGCGCTGCACGGGGATCTCGTGCCCCGCGCAGCTCGAGGAGAAGATACTCCATTTCGCCTCGAGGAGGGCGCTGGATATCGACGGCCTCGGGGAGAAGCTGGTCCGCCAACTCGTCTCGACGGGCAGGGTGCGGAGCGTGGCGGACCTCTACTCCCTGAACGAGTCCGATCTCCTCCCGCTGGAGCGTATGGCGGACAGGTCCGCGGCGAAGATCGTCGCCTCGATCGACCGGAGCCGGCGCACGACGCTCGCCCGGCTGATCTTCGCCCTGGGGATCCGGCACGTCGGGGAGCACGTCGCGCGCCTCCTGGCGCGCGCGTTCGGCACGCTGGAGCGGATCGGGCGGGCGACCGAGGAGGAGCTCGCCCAGACGAGGGAGATAGGCCCGCGGATCGCCGCGAGCATCGTCACCTTCTTCTCCCAGCGCCTCAACACCGAGGTCATCGAGCGCCTCAGAACGGGCGGGGTGACCTGGAGCGAGACGCCGGCGGCGGGGCCGGGCGTCTTCGCCGGGATGACGTTCGTCTTCACCGGGACGCTCCGACGCTTCACTCGCGACCAGGCGCGACTCCTGGTCGAGGAGCGGGGCGGGCGCGCCGCGGGGAGCGTGAGCACGAAGACGCGCTACGTCGTGGCGGGCGCGGACGCGGGGTCGAAGCTGGAGAAGGCGCGGGCGCTCGGCGTGGAGGTGCTCACGGAGGAGAGGTTCGCCGCCCTGCTGAAGTCGGAGAAGTAGCGGACGCGGCGCGTTCGCTCGGTTCCCCCGAACTCCCCATCGGAGTGCCCCGCACTACGATACAAAGTTATCCACAGCCCCAGGGCACGCTTACGTGTGCCCTGGAGAGGGCGGTGGATATGGGATTGTCTTGCCGCTTCGGGCGCACATGGTTATGACAAGACCCGCGAGCGTGAAGAGGGAGACGACCGCCCCGATGCGGAACCCCGGCGGCGTGTAGCGCAGGCGCACCGCATGCCTCCCCGGGGGCAGGCGGATCCCGCAGAATATCCCGTTCGTCCTCGTCACCTCGACCGGCGTTCCGTTCAGGGCCGCCTCCCACCCCGGCGCCCAGATCTCCCGCGTGCACAGGTGGGCGGGCTGCTCCGTCGCGACCTCCGCCTCGAGCAGCCCCGGCGCGGCCCGCCGCACCGAAACCGCCCTGAACCCGCCCTCCGCGGCCAGCGGCCGCGCGCCGGGGGCGAGGAGCGCCTCCAGGCGCGGGTCGAACGACCGCAGCGTCCGTCCCTCCTCCCCCGGCGGGCAGACCGTTGCGCGCGCGACGAGCCAGGCGTGGGGAAGCCGTTCGGGATTCCGGAAGAGGAGGAGGCGCGGCGCGACCCCCTCCCCGAGGAACTGCCGGTAGACCGGGACGCCGGCGAAGACGCCGTCGGGACGCAGGCCCGGGATGCCGGGCGGGCGGTCCGAGAGCACGAGCCCGACGCCGAGCAGCGAGAGGAGCTCGGGCGCCTCGATCGAGTGGACGGCGAGCGACCAGCGGGGCAGCGGGCCCGCCGCGCCTGAGGCCAGGTCCAAAAACCGGGCGTAGGCGGAGAAGTTGACCGGGGTGTAGCCGTCCACGCGCGAGATGTCGAGCGCGGTGCTCGACGCAAACGGGTACGCCGCCCAGAACGCCGCCCCGCGGGGCGGGGTCATGTCGAGCATCCGCCCGCAGTCGTTCCCCGCCTTCCCTATCGCGGCGGCGAGGGGGGAGGCGGGATGGAGCAGGCCGAGCGGCTGCGCGGCGAGGAACGCCCCCGAGGAGCGGAGAAGCTCGAGGAACGCCAGCGCGCAGAACGCGAAGGAGAAGACGCCTCTCCGGATGCGGGCCCGTTCCCTCAGGGCGCAGAGGAGGCAGAGGACGGGGACGAGCAGCAGGGAGAAGCGCAGGGAGCCGACGGCGTCGGCGAGGTGGCGGGAGGCGCCGCGCGCGGCCCGCGCGGCGTCGAGCAGCGGGAGCCGGGCCTCGCCGAAAAGAAAGACGAACCGGTTCGAGAGGTTCGCGGCGAGGCGGGCGGGGTCGGCGCCGCGCATCGCCGCCCAGAGCGTGCCGTACAGGAGCATCCCCGCCGCGCAGACGGCGAACCAGGCCCGCCCGGCCCCTCCGCGCCGCGGCTCCATCGCGCCCGCGACGGCGTCGAAGAGGCGCGCGGCGAGCATCGCGAGGAAGAACGGAACCAGATAGAGCAGCCGCCCCGGGTTGCGGAATCTGCCGAAGAACGGGACCAGGCGGTCGAGCGCGGCGTGGACGAAGGAGAGCTCCCGCGCGGAGAGCAGCACGGCGCCCGCGGCGAGAAGCCCCCAGAGGGCGACGTCGCGCCGCGTCATGCGGGACGGCGCGTTGCGGAGGAGCAGGAGCAGGGGCGCGACGCCGGCGAAGAGCGCGCACTCCCACGAAAGCGTCCCTAGAGGAGCGTACTCGCCGACGAGGGAGGGGGAGACGAGGGACGCGGCGATCTCGCCGAGCGAAGGGGCGAAGTCGAACCGCGCCTGGCCGAGGGGGTGCGACCGGGAGAGGAGCGGGTAGAGGCGGTGGGCCGGGAGGAGGTAGAAGGCGGAGAGCGGCGCGGAGAGGAGGACGCCGAGGAGAAGGCAGCGCCGCGCCTGGCGGGGAGCGGCGGTGACGGGCGTCGCGCGCGGCCGCAACGCGGCGTAGGCCGCGATCCCCGCCAGGGCGCAGGCGAGGATCTGCGCCTCGCCGGTGAGGCAGGCGAGCGAGAGGGAGACCGCGAGGCACGCCGCGGAGGCGGCGGAGGGCGCTCGGAGGCAGCGCTCGGCGCAGAAAAACAGCAGCGGGATGAAGGAGAAGATCGCCAGGCGCGAGTAGAGCCCCGCCTGCGCGTGCGTGAGGCTCCGCGCGCCGAGCGAAACGACGATCCCCGCCAGCAGGGCGCCGGCCCGCGAGCAGCCCGCCTGCCGGGCGCAGGCGAAGGAGAGCGCCCCCGCGAGGAAGAAGTGCAGGAGGAAGCCGAGGTTCAGGGCCAGCGCCGGGGGCAGGGGGGAGAGGAGGAGGGAGGGGAAGGAGAACGCGGGGTAGAGCGGGTTGGGGAAGGCGGGGGTTCCCGCGCACTCGTACGGGTTCCAGAAGGGGAGGCGGCGGTGCACGAGCAGGGACCGCCGGACGAAGACCTGGTGCGGGAGATACTGCGTGACGGCGTCGCTGAAGCGGGTGGCGAGGAGGTTCGACGGGGTGAACGCGGGCGGGGGGAAGGCCGCGGCGACGAGCAGGAGCAGCAGCCCGATGCAGACGAGATCCTTCGCGCCCGGTTTCACGCGGATAGGATAGCACCGGAGGGCGCCTCGGCCCACGGATAATCGGCATCCCGGCCGTTCCCCGCGCAGTTCACCCTTGTCCCGAAGATGCGTTTCTGATAGGGTACGACTGTATCCGGGCTCGGACCTCGCGCCCGGCAGACCCCTGAGAAAGGACTGCGCATCATGAAGGGTATTTCCGTCGAGAAGGTGCGGACCCTCTCCCTGATCGGCCACGGCGGCTGCGGCACGACAGGCCTCGCGGACGCGATGATGTTCCTGAGCGGCGCGAACGACCGGCACGGCCGCGTCGACGCCGGCTCCTCCATCGCCGACACCAGCGACGAGGAGAAGGAACGGAAGGGCAGCATCCAGTCGCACCCGCTCCATATGGGATGGAAGGAGCACAGCCTCTTCGTCGTCGACACCCCCGGGGACGCCGACTTCGTCGGGGACGCGGTCTGCGCCCTCCGCGTCTCGGACGCCGCGGTCGTCGTCGTGGACGCCCTCGCGGGCGTGGACGTGGGGACGCTCCGGGTCTGGCGACTCGCCGACCAGCGCTCCCTGCCGCGCGCGGTCTTCATCAACAAGCTCGACAAGGAGAACGCCGACTACGCCAAATGCCTCGAGGCGGTGAAGAGGAGCCTCGGCCCCGCGTGCGTGCCGGTGACGCTGCCCGTCGGCAGGCAGGCGGGCCTCAGCGGGGTGGCGGAGGTGCTCTCCGGCGCGGGGATGGACCGCCTCGACGAGGACGTCAAGGCGCTCGCCGCGGGGCTCCGCGAGAAGCTCACCGAGGCGGCCGCGGAGACCGACGACGCCCTCACGGAGAAGTACCTCGAGAGCGGGACGCTCGACCCCGAGGAGGTCGGTCGCGCGTTGCGGAGGGCGGTGAACGCCGGAACGCTCGTGCCGGTCTTCTGCGGCTCGGCCGACAAGGAGATCGGGGTGGCCGAGCTGCTCGACGGGATCGTCGGCCTCTTCCCCTCCCCGGCGGACCGCGGGCCGGTCAAGAGCGCGGACGGCGGAACGGTCGAGCCGAGGCCCGACGCCCCGTTCAGCGCCTTCGTCTTCAAGAACATCACCGACCCGTTCGTGGGCCAGCTCACCTACTTCAGGGTCTACGCGGGGACGCTCCGCGCCAACAGCTCCTTCCTCAACGCGACGCAGAAGAAACCGGAGCGGTTCGGCCACCTGTACCTGATCAAGGGGAAGGAGCAGATCTCGGTCGACGAGGTCGGCCCCGGCGACATCGTGGCCGTCCCGAAACTGAAGCTGACCGGTGTGGGGAACAGCATCTCCTCCGAGGAGCACCCGGTCGAGTTCGAGCCGCTCTGGCTGCCGAAGACGGTGATCTCGTTCGCCGTCCACGCCAAGAAGGCCGGGGAGGAGGAGAAGATCGCCGCGGGGCTCCACCGGCTCATGCAGGAGGACCCGACGCTCAGGGCCGCGCGGAACGTCGAGACGAAGGAGTTCATCGTCTCGGGGATGGGCGACGTCCATATCTCGACCGCCCAGCAGCGGCTGAAGAACAAGTTCAACGTCGACGTCGAACTCCGGCTGCCCACGGTCCCGTACAAGGAGACGATCAAGTCCAGCGCGGAGGGGCACGAGCGGCACAAGAAGCAGACCGGCGGGCGCGGACAGTACGCCGAGGTGTACCTCAAGCTGGAGCCGGCGGAGCGCGGGGCCGGCTTCGAGTTCGTGGACGACATCGTCGGCGGCGCGATCCCGAAAGGGTTTCTGCCCGCCATCGAGAAGGGGG
This window of the Chlamydiota bacterium genome carries:
- the murJ gene encoding murein biosynthesis integral membrane protein MurJ, whose translation is MRRIARASMLLAAASAGCHVLGLVKEMLIAGQFGISRAMDAFYAALAVPHALNNILLSAFGAVFIPAYVRHALLGNEAADRVAAAALRRLGLILALAAAALFAGAPLVIGLGFRGLPPDGAGEAVRILKVVAFTMVLSGAAGALSGVLNARAHFFWPAVSPVLVTLVSIVFIVLGAQRMGVMALAWGLGAGLLAQCLVLAAAARREGFRPAFLDARGEPAVREMTAGALLLIVGIVAAQGNVLVDSVMASYLAPGSLAALSYAAKLVMVPLVVFTGSLATAAFPHFSKQAAGGRIAELKEALAASIRMAGFVFLPLTVALVILARPLIALLFQRGAFDREAAELTSAILACYAPQMFFCTVSILLVRVHLALDERAVMVKVAFAGVGMNVAFNLLFIRLIDPPAAGLALSTSLVQCIASWLFYLPLARRIGALHAQDLLPALLRTACASAAMAAAILAASAAAGARGAGPVACLAVSAAAGAVVFPAAARLLGSTELDGLARLARDACRLRRPGGSR
- a CDS encoding glycosyltransferase family 4 protein, which produces MPASAAGGEPVSGPPRVCMVVCNFSPAVGGTERQAEALARGLLAEGGETFVLTQRAAGLPREEISGGLRVLRRLGGPERRGIEGIGYLLGAARLLLRERRRYDLIHCHGIYLHTVAAVLVARAAGKRVVVKAACGGAYGDLAAMRRHKGGRALIAICRAADRFVAVSSEIADELRAAGVPARRIVAMPPLLDTERFRPAETAEKAALRGALGLPASGLLVSSVGRLAPQKGLGTLLDAWGRLVDRPRATLLLVGDGPARGELERRARGDDTAGRVRFLGERRDVADILRASDAFAFHSLSEGMPNALVEAMACGLPCVSSATGGARDLVRHGLNGLLVEPSDAAALAGALETILLDAGLRLRLGEAARAAAAARCAARLVTGRYRALYRELRAPAV
- a CDS encoding metallophosphoesterase family protein; translation: MRYAIFGDVHGNREALEAVLLDMEQARVDRRLCLGDIVGYGADPVDCLRRIRDLKIETVQGNHDSAAVGETPLDYFNPFAKRAIEWTAGRIGKEDAAWLKGLPLVRDCGGFTLVHSSLARPREWGYILDYEAAQRCFRLLSSRACFIGHSHVPLVFRDHDDAVTVRRAATVAIEQAARYIVNVGSVGQPRDGDPRAAYGIYDEGGGTLELRRVEYDIPAAQRKIVEAGLPEFLAVRLEAGR
- the vanZ gene encoding VanZ family protein, whose translation is MSRPYAIAAFLWAALMLVAAVSQTQPAAATLFPQEDKLLHFIEYAVFALLLYRVFSHSSDTRIIGRAALYTACIAIGYGIALEALQSTLPYRECTVYDFLANCAGVAFTLGLCWRPGPPAA
- the ligA gene encoding NAD-dependent DNA ligase LigA; translated protein: MDTARAKREIERLRRAIERHNWRYYVLDDPEISDARYDALLRELAALEERFPALRSPDSPTQRVGAAPRAEFTPVRHGIPMLSLGNATSADEAREFDRRIRRILSLPGDAAITYVAEPKFDGVSVELVYEEGTFVSGSTRGDGVTGEDVTANLKTVSSVPLRLRGEERAIPARLEVRGEVYIDIEDFERLNRDREGRGEPLFANPRNAAAGSLRQLDPSVTAGRPLKIFLYAPGQVEGDRFESQWGFLRALPEWGLRVERHIRRCAGIDEAIEFHRRMEEERSALPYEIDGVVIKVDDYALQRRLGEVSRSPRWAIAYKFPPRQETTRVVDIVAQVGRTGALTPVALMEPVRVGGVEVRRATLHNQDEVERKDVRVGDTVVVQRAGDVIPEIVKVVESARPPGTKPYRLPARCPVCGAVVERIEGEAAARCTGISCPAQLEEKILHFASRRALDIDGLGEKLVRQLVSTGRVRSVADLYSLNESDLLPLERMADRSAAKIVASIDRSRRTTLARLIFALGIRHVGEHVARLLARAFGTLERIGRATEEELAQTREIGPRIAASIVTFFSQRLNTEVIERLRTGGVTWSETPAAGPGVFAGMTFVFTGTLRRFTRDQARLLVEERGGRAAGSVSTKTRYVVAGADAGSKLEKARALGVEVLTEERFAALLKSEK
- a CDS encoding YfhO family protein, whose amino-acid sequence is MKPGAKDLVCIGLLLLLVAAAFPPPAFTPSNLLATRFSDAVTQYLPHQVFVRRSLLVHRRLPFWNPYECAGTPAFPNPLYPAFSFPSLLLSPLPPALALNLGFLLHFFLAGALSFACARQAGCSRAGALLAGIVVSLGARSLTHAQAGLYSRLAIFSFIPLLFFCAERCLRAPSAASAACLAVSLSLACLTGEAQILACALAGIAAYAALRPRATPVTAAPRQARRCLLLGVLLSAPLSAFYLLPAHRLYPLLSRSHPLGQARFDFAPSLGEIAASLVSPSLVGEYAPLGTLSWECALFAGVAPLLLLLRNAPSRMTRRDVALWGLLAAGAVLLSARELSFVHAALDRLVPFFGRFRNPGRLLYLVPFFLAMLAARLFDAVAGAMEPRRGGAGRAWFAVCAAGMLLYGTLWAAMRGADPARLAANLSNRFVFLFGEARLPLLDAARAARGASRHLADAVGSLRFSLLLVPVLCLLCALRERARIRRGVFSFAFCALAFLELLRSSGAFLAAQPLGLLHPASPLAAAIGKAGNDCGRMLDMTPPRGAAFWAAYPFASSTALDISRVDGYTPVNFSAYARFLDLASGAAGPLPRWSLAVHSIEAPELLSLLGVGLVLSDRPPGIPGLRPDGVFAGVPVYRQFLGEGVAPRLLLFRNPERLPHAWLVARATVCPPGEEGRTLRSFDPRLEALLAPGARPLAAEGGFRAVSVRRAAPGLLEAEVATEQPAHLCTREIWAPGWEAALNGTPVEVTRTNGIFCGIRLPPGRHAVRLRYTPPGFRIGAVVSLFTLAGLVITMCARSGKTIPYPPPSPGHT
- a CDS encoding elongation factor G, encoding MKGISVEKVRTLSLIGHGGCGTTGLADAMMFLSGANDRHGRVDAGSSIADTSDEEKERKGSIQSHPLHMGWKEHSLFVVDTPGDADFVGDAVCALRVSDAAVVVVDALAGVDVGTLRVWRLADQRSLPRAVFINKLDKENADYAKCLEAVKRSLGPACVPVTLPVGRQAGLSGVAEVLSGAGMDRLDEDVKALAAGLREKLTEAAAETDDALTEKYLESGTLDPEEVGRALRRAVNAGTLVPVFCGSADKEIGVAELLDGIVGLFPSPADRGPVKSADGGTVEPRPDAPFSAFVFKNITDPFVGQLTYFRVYAGTLRANSSFLNATQKKPERFGHLYLIKGKEQISVDEVGPGDIVAVPKLKLTGVGNSISSEEHPVEFEPLWLPKTVISFAVHAKKAGEEEKIAAGLHRLMQEDPTLRAARNVETKEFIVSGMGDVHISTAQQRLKNKFNVDVELRLPTVPYKETIKSSAEGHERHKKQTGGRGQYAEVYLKLEPAERGAGFEFVDDIVGGAIPKGFLPAIEKGVRGSMAQGVVAGFPVVDLRVRCYDGTFHDVDSSNMAFELAGSKAFKDGMAKARPILLEPIYVLEVTVPADYMGAITGDLNSRRGRIMGMEQMGELQKIKAQVPLSEMLSYCTQLRSLTGGRGTFEMEFSSYEEVPAALVQRVVAQQQAKKEEK